In Chryseobacterium turcicum, a single window of DNA contains:
- a CDS encoding diacylglycerol kinase family protein, with amino-acid sequence MRKPPIHKSILNAFRGLFFMLTSERNFQLEVLALLINIFLIFYLKLSTIDTILILIVCFMVLVAEIFNTAIEKLCDMIQPEFDKRIGFIKDISAGAVTLMAILSLIVGVFVYWKYIFI; translated from the coding sequence ATGCGCAAACCACCCATTCACAAAAGTATTTTGAATGCTTTTCGAGGTCTTTTTTTCATGCTGACATCTGAGAGAAATTTTCAGTTGGAAGTTTTAGCTTTGTTAATTAACATATTTTTAATTTTTTATTTAAAACTTTCAACTATTGATACCATTCTCATTCTTATCGTTTGTTTTATGGTTTTAGTCGCAGAAATTTTTAATACAGCAATTGAAAAATTATGCGACATGATTCAGCCGGAATTTGATAAAAGAATTGGTTTTATTAAAGATATTTCTGCAGGAGCAGTTACCTTGATGGCTATACTTTCTTTGATTGTGGGAGTTTTTGTGTACTGGAAATATATTTTCATTTAA
- a CDS encoding ribonuclease inhibitor, which translates to MKNEIHHKKMTVINGGHFSDLAGFYEEVSQFFIKDEDWNIGTLDDFDDVLYGVESDITWKDSRKSKEDLGFDLTKEFYKNKIMQGKPFNVQLIQQKLDDLLSGNGQTLFEILIEIIESHKNITLILD; encoded by the coding sequence ATGAAAAACGAAATTCATCATAAGAAAATGACTGTCATCAATGGCGGTCATTTTTCAGATTTAGCAGGCTTTTATGAAGAGGTTTCTCAATTTTTTATAAAGGATGAAGATTGGAACATAGGAACTTTAGACGATTTTGATGATGTTTTGTATGGAGTTGAATCGGATATTACCTGGAAAGATTCTCGGAAATCAAAAGAAGATTTAGGATTTGATTTAACTAAAGAGTTCTACAAAAATAAAATCATGCAGGGAAAGCCTTTCAACGTACAATTGATTCAGCAAAAACTTGATGATTTACTTTCTGGAAATGGACAAACTCTATTTGAGATTTTAATTGAAATCATAGAGTCTCATAAAAACATTACGTTAATTTTAGACTAA